The Harmonia axyridis chromosome 3, icHarAxyr1.1, whole genome shotgun sequence nucleotide sequence TTGTCAGGTATCCTTACATTTTTAAATTCCTCAACAAGTTCATAAGATTTCTTAATATTATAGTGATATATAGGCACTTACAACAGGATCGAAAAGGTTTAACAGTATATCTTAAATATATTATAGATAATCTTCACATAAATATAATGCGTATCAACTGAACATTTTCCTGCCAAaggaaaatgattttttgagGTTGACAACTCAATCTCTACAAAGTTGAGAGGAATAATTAGCATGATTTGAAGACAACACAATCACAAAATTCAATCTTATATAGTGAAAATTCCAGATGAAAATTTACACTTGTGAGACAATACTGAactcaatataaatatttcccTAGCCTGATAAATGAAATGTCCTGAACACCTACCAAAAGCCTAACCTAATCTAACCAAAGCTAACCCATAACTGCTAGTTTAAAAttgttaattaataataataataataacatttctttATTACCCAACAGGAATATCCCAATTACAgggtaaaaataatatacaatatacagtgcagaataaacaaaaataattcaacacatCAACATGATGCATTACCCACTTGAAAATTCACTTCCCGAAACTCAACCAAAAACATTAACTCTTAGTTTATCAGCACTTTTACAAATACGGTTAACTGGAGATCGTTCAGAAATATTAGTCCGAGCCGTAGGTAAATAGAAAACTGGTGTCAACCTCGCTGCTAGTCTCGGCACATTGAAAGACATCTTGGACAGAAGATATGGTGAGTCTATCCTGTTGGCTAACAATCCACGGGCAAACCTGGCACATTGTTCTTCATGTCTATCAAGTAACGAGGATATCCTCAACTCCTCCATAACATCAGAAAGGTCTGCACCACGCTCAGGATACCGCCCTGTTCTCTTGAAAACCACGTATTTAAAAAATCTCCTATGAATACGCTCCAATCGCGACAGATGACAGTCATAAATAGGGAACCACACCAAGTGAGCATACTCCAACTTACTGACAACCAGCGCGAAATAGAGATTCCTCAATATCGACCAATCCTCGAACTCACTGCTGCATCTAAAAACAAAGCCTAAAGCTCGACTAGCTGATGCACAAAGCTGATCTACATGCGGGATAAAGCTGAATGAGGAGTCAAATGAAACTCCGAGGTCACATATTTCATCTTGATTGCTGAGAAATCTCTCAGCAATATGATAGCCATACGATAGAGGAGTTGACTTTCTAGTGTATGTGACCTTGAAACATTTGTCCATATTTAACACAAGCCTGTTACACAAGCTCCAACCATGAACATATTCCAAGCACGACTGGAGAAACAGCAAATCAGCCACATCACGGATTCTCAAGTAGAGCTTAAAGTCGTCTGCGAAAGCCAATGCTGGACATCTAAGTGAGGTGAGAAGATCATTGATGTATATAACAAACAACAATGGCCCCAAATTTGATCCCTGGGGAACGCCACATGAAAGAGCATACTCAAACGATTTGAAGCCATTGTAAAAAACATAATTCATTCTTCTCCTGAGATACGATCGTAGAAGCCTCACATATGCTGGACTGAAACCCAGTGATGTTAATTTCCTCAGCAGAATATTATGGTCAACAGTATCAAACGCTCTAGATAGGTCAGTGTAGATAACATCAACTTAACCACCCTCGTCCAAGCACCCCGTGATGTATTGTGAAATTGTTGCCAGGTTAGTTACGGTAGATCTTCCTCGAATGAATCTGTGCTGTTGTGTGGACAAATATGAATGAACACTAAAATATATGTCCTTGTATAACACCTCCTCGTACACCTTCGCAAAATTTGACAGGATAGATATTGGCCTGTAGTTATGGACATGTGCATTATTCCCCTTCTTGAAAATCGGAACCACAAGTGATCTCTTCCATTGAGAAGGAAAAATGCAATTCTTCAGACTGAAGTTGATAATGATAGTCAACGGTTTAGCAAGAACAGCACTGTAATTTCTTAAGAAAAACGATGAGATACCGTCATCTCCAGATTCATAATTATCcattcattttattatgttcATGCACAAATTGTGTTTCATATGTCAACATAAATCGAATGAAAGGGACAAGCTAACGAATTATAGACCTAAATTGCTTATTAATAATTTCGtgaagattttcgaaaaatgctTGAAATCGCGGTTAACACATTTTCTTGATCTAATATGATAAGCTGTAATCAATTCGGTTTTCCACAAGGCAAGTCAACTCAAGATGCCATGGAGCAGTTAATCTCTTCATCGATGAAATGCATGGCCGTGTTCTTGGATCTAGCGAAGGCGTTCGATACCGTTTCGCACAAATTGTTGGATAGACTAGAAACGGTGGGCATGAGGGATAACCGTTTGAAACTTCTGGAGGATTATTTGCATGACAGATTACAGAGGAACTCACTGAATGGGCAGCTGAGTGATCGAGGAATTTTGGGTACGGGCATTCCACAGGGTACTGTTCTGGGGCCGGTTCTGTTCCTCGTTTACGTCAATCAGCTACTGCTGTTGAATATCCCAAACTGTAAGATTTTGTCATATGCTGATGGAACAATGCTGCTTTTCAGTGGCAATAAATACATGGGATGAGTTGTACGAGGAAGTCGAAGAAGGTATGGGGTTGATAATTATTTGGTTTTCGATGAGCTTACCAAGTCTCAACACTACCAAATCTTGGTTCATCACGTTTTCCCTCATGAAGAACGGAAAGCCTGATATATCATTATTAACTATACATAGAGCTGACTGTAATAATTCTAACTGCACCTGTCCAACAATTGATAGGGTTTCGAGTATTAAATATTAATTGGATTTCTTGGACCAACATATGAGATGGGATGCGCATGTGGAGTATTTGAGGACTCGTCTTAAGCCTtagcatatatttttttttacaatcttCGCGATGTAGCAAGTACTTCACTGAAAGTTTATGATTTCTTGGTTGAATCGGTGTTGAGGTATGTGTTGGTTATATGGGGTGGTTTATACGATAATGCTCTGGAGGGATTGCAGATCATTCAgaagtatattttgaaaattatctgtGTGGATAGAACGTAAAGTACCGAATTATTGTTTAGTGATTGCAACATAATGAACATAAGACAATTATATATTTCTGAGTGTATAGTTTATCAGataaaaagtaataataattaCCATAGTTTTTCCACTAGATATCAATGTATGTTATCATTATGTGTTCCTTTTGTTTGCAAGAGTCATTTACAGCGTTGTTTGGAATATTTGGGACTAAAATTTTCCAATGTTTTGCCTCCTTCTCTGAAAAATGACATAAATTGGctaaatacactgatcaacaattgatagggatcacttatgaacttctcttcatttgtatttttttcaagttatctcgtgaatatctgtacattatatgttctctaaagAAAAAGttagatgttttgagttgattatatcaaagtcttcctcacttcatcggctcttgttctcaaaatcgattattatctgtaggctgttacaggtggagtgaaaagcaatgtggtatttgttattaaatctgtttttttctctcgttcaaacacataaggtgacaataattgaagaaatgagaacaatatcagcttatcagtcatgccgagaagacgtttggctcctgtgcaactggaccaaatcatacggtggatacaggaaggtttgtcccagcgagaggTGTCCCGGCAGTTGAAtttttcgcaaagtgtcgtgagtcgggcttggaataggttcatccaaaacgactcagtagcttatgttcatgggggaggtcggcagcgcagtacaacagctgcgcaagatcgtcttttgatcctcaatgctaggagaaatcccacttacccggcgtcgcggctaaatagatcactgagagttgcaacaggagttctaatttcgaaccagactgtaagacgacgactacatgttcgtggtttgagagcacgtaggagggtacaacatccccgtttgaatagggaacaccgggttcatcgacggcaatgggttgaggagcaccgcaataggacacttgaagattggagccgatgtttatttacggatgagtctagatttcgtttggtcaactctgatggacgtattcttgcttggagggaaagaggtcgaaggtatgcagaacagtttatggtacccacaacagcttttggcggaggttctatatgtgtatggggaggcatttgtttgaaccaacgcacagagttggttgttctgcagaacaccaccatgaccagccagagatatcacgatatgattattgaacccataattgttccgtttgcggctgccgtcggcgagaatttcattttaattgacgatgatgcccgtccacaccttagttgtctggttaatgaagcgctagaaactcatgctattgataggatggactggccaactcgctctccagacatgaattgcatcgaacatgtctggtctgagatgtctagacaattgtcaaccttagaacaaccgatcaataacctggaggacctttctaacgctttacgggatatttggacgaatttgccccaaaattttataaattgtttgatcgaaagtatgcctcgtagggtagaatgcttgagacgagctcgtgggggaccaactaggtactagcttaaccgaaacttgagccttcttgtggtttcatcataaaatttttatgttattcaaacacagaattttgagtgttcctaataaagtcttttttctctccaactttccattttttcattcttttctcaagtgaaccatattatcaactgaaaatactttgATATCCGACTAAATtcataatcttggagcgaatatttcagaaataaattcagaacaattaagtgatccctatcaattgttgagcagtgtatatcACGCAGAATCATGGATAATTTTGGAAAGTGTTTTTGTGTTCATTAATCGTTCTCTCCTTCCTGGATTGAGAGTGAGTATGTATGGCATGAGTGATATGGTGGCTGGGTTAATTTTTACAGTTTATGTGAAACTCTGTGCAACACACAAGCTTCAGCTTAAGTGGTTCCAATTTCTAgcatttgaatttaattttattgtaacttTCAGACCGAATAacttattgtttattattgtgTATTCATCTTATTATTCAACGCCTGTATcatcaatttatattttttcacgCTGCGGAAAATGATTTCAATACTTAGTCAATGCCGAGAAGAGAAAAAAtggataatgaaaatataactATTCAGTTGAAATACTCATTAACGAACTTTATTACATTTTCGGCGAAAGAGCTCTGATTCGTTGGAAATAAAAGGTTCACAATTTTAGAAAGCAAGATCAAACGACAAGAGGAAAAGATCTCATAAAACTCTTCGTAGCGAACAAACACTCAGACATCAATTACGCCCCTTGCGTCAATTAAGGGCGCTCTCCACGTAGTCCCCTCGCATAATTTCCGACTAAATGACGACAGAGTTAATCCGTTTCGACGTttggaaattgatttttttccgaCGTTGATCTCTCAGCATCTCAGAATCCGCTCAGCGAATGCCCATAAATATTCATGGCCCTCCGGTGAGAGGAGAGATTTTTCATAATTCGCTTTTCAGCGTTTTTCCCAACAATATCGTAACACCCCTGGCCGCGAATAAAAGGAATTACCCAAATGATCCACTCTCCGAGCCTTCTTAGCGCTCTCATCTGCATAACAGTTGAGCCCCAGGAAGTTGAAGAAGTCCCGGGTTGTCTTGATATCCGTAGTTTTTTCTGAACATCTTGAAACATTAAAAATTGGTCAACACGTGTATGTCGCGTGTCTCGTCGTTAGTTCAgaatttcctttgaaatcgttattatcatgaaataaacaacggCATAATTGCGTTGCTTCATATCGAtaaacactgtgtccgtaaagtatggaacaaattcatttttagctcaacagaccattttaagaaataatcatggaacatgtcgattttttattttaatttaccgtatttcaaaataataatctaatagacagggtgaattactttcgagtcatgacgtcaccgtcatttttttttaatggaacatccccattttgtcttaattttccaattactctagctgagctgattccaagaATGTATCacgtgttgattccaattggtacagggtggac carries:
- the LOC123675271 gene encoding uncharacterized protein LOC123675271, which codes for MDKCFKVTYTRKSTPLSYGYHIAERFLSNQDEICDLGVSFDSSFSFIPHVDQLCASASRALGFVFRCSSEFEDWSILRNLYFALVVSKLEYAHLVWFPIYDCHLSRLERIHRRFFKYVVFKRTGRYPERGADLSDVMEELRISSLLDRHEEQCARFARGLLANRIDSPYLLSKMSFNVPRLAARLTPVFYLPTARTNISERSPVNRICKSADKLRVNVFG